The Leifsonia williamsii genome includes a region encoding these proteins:
- the gltB gene encoding glutamate synthase large subunit gives MALTPPHHRFGTLPGKQGLYDPADEKDACGLAMVATLRGTAGHDIIDAALEALRHLEHRGAVGSDAGTGDGAGIITQVPDAFLRAVSGVELPAAGRYAVGNAFLPTDEGERGRVKTAVEAIAAEQDLTVLGWRVVPVRPEELGTLAREAMPVIEQLYVTSTRLDEAGEPVSGIQLDRQTFFLRKRAERELDLYFSSLSSRTLVYKGMVTTLQLEPFYPDLSDQRFASKLALVHSRYSTNTFPSWPLAQPFRMIAHNGEINTVQGNRNWMRARQSQLESELLGDLAPVFPVVTPGASDSASFDEVVELISLSGRSLPHAVMMMVPEAWENQTEIDPARRSFYEYHSMLMEPWDGPAAIVFTDGSLVGATLDRNGLRPGRYVVTNDGLVVLASEIGVLDFEPSRVVRKGRLRPGRMFLVDTEAGRLIEDDEIKSQLASGAPYGDWLDQGRINLKDLPEREHIVHTPASITRRQRTFGYTEEEVRILLKPMATTGAEPLGAMGSDTPVAVLSERPRLLFDYFTQQFAQVTNPPLDSIREEVVTTMKLGLGPERNLLDAGPEHARQVVLDFPVIDNDELAKIQHIDPRPGSRLTTTVRGLYRFDAGPDAMENRLAEMCDEVDEAIEAGAQFIVLSDRDSTKDLAPIPSLLMLAAVHHHLIRAENRMKVGLIVEAGDVREVHHIALLIGYGASAINPYLAMETCEELVRSGMIAGVSPEKAVKNVIKALGKGVLKIMSKMGISTVSSYAGAQAFEAVGLSQEFVDQYFTGTTSKLGGVGIDVIAAENLARHTSAYPADGAVVAHERLATGGEYQWRRDGAPHLFNPETVFRLQHATRTRRYDIFREYTKLVDDQSESLMTLRGMFRLKSGERPPVPLDEVEPVESIVKRFSTGAMSYGSISKEAHETLAIAMNRLGAKSNTGEGGEDLDRLLDPERRSAIKQVASGRFGVTSMYLTHADDIQIKLAQGAKPGEGGQLPPTKVYPWVARTRHATAGVGLISPPPHHDIYSIEDLKQLIFDLKRANPGARVHVKLVSESGIGAVAAGTAKALADVILVSGHDGGTGASPVNSLKHAGTPWELGLAETQQTLMLNGMRERVVVQVDGQLKSGRDVIVGALLGAEEFGFATAPLVVSGCIMMRVCHLDTCPVGVATQNPELRSRFSGKPEFVVNFFEFIAQEVREYLAELGFRSLDEAIGHAELLDVDRAVEHWKASGMDLSPILHGPSFPESAPRRNGRAQDHELDEHFDNQLIHAAQDVLANGGTLELSLPIRNTERAVGTMLGHEVTVRHGENGLPAGSIDITLTGSAGQSLGAFLPSGITLRLEGDSNDYVGKGLSGGRIVVRPPRESAFAAEENVIAGNVIGYGATQGSMFIRGIVGERFLVRNSGATAVVEGVGDHALEYMTGGLAVILGSTGRNLGAGMSGGTAYVYELQEGRVNRDSLASGELELLPLGSGDIEILRDLLEQHVAETGSELAQRMLDDFDATVAKFVKVLPRDYAAVLQMRQEAVDEGLDPDGEIVWNRILEVTGG, from the coding sequence ATGGCGCTCACGCCTCCCCATCACCGCTTCGGCACCCTTCCCGGCAAGCAGGGCCTCTACGACCCCGCCGACGAGAAGGACGCGTGCGGTCTCGCCATGGTGGCGACGCTGCGCGGCACCGCCGGGCACGACATCATCGACGCCGCGCTCGAGGCGCTGCGTCACCTGGAGCACCGCGGTGCCGTCGGCTCCGACGCCGGCACGGGCGACGGCGCCGGCATCATCACGCAGGTGCCGGACGCCTTCCTGCGCGCGGTCTCCGGCGTCGAACTGCCCGCCGCCGGCCGCTACGCCGTCGGCAACGCGTTCCTGCCGACCGACGAGGGCGAGCGCGGTCGCGTGAAGACGGCGGTGGAGGCGATCGCCGCCGAGCAGGACCTGACGGTCCTCGGCTGGCGCGTCGTCCCTGTCCGCCCGGAGGAGCTCGGCACGCTGGCCCGCGAGGCGATGCCGGTCATCGAGCAGCTCTATGTCACCAGCACGCGGCTGGACGAGGCGGGGGAGCCGGTCTCCGGCATCCAGCTCGACCGCCAGACGTTCTTCCTGCGCAAGCGGGCGGAGCGCGAGCTCGACCTGTACTTCTCGTCGCTGTCGAGCCGCACGCTCGTCTACAAGGGCATGGTGACGACGCTCCAGCTGGAGCCGTTCTACCCCGACCTCTCTGACCAGCGCTTCGCCTCCAAGCTCGCGCTCGTGCACTCGCGCTACTCGACCAACACGTTCCCGTCGTGGCCGCTCGCGCAGCCGTTCCGCATGATCGCGCACAACGGCGAGATCAACACCGTGCAGGGCAACCGCAACTGGATGCGCGCCCGTCAGTCGCAGCTCGAGAGCGAGCTGCTCGGCGACCTCGCGCCCGTGTTCCCCGTGGTCACGCCCGGCGCGAGCGACTCGGCGTCCTTCGACGAGGTCGTCGAGCTGATCTCGCTCTCCGGCCGCTCCCTCCCGCACGCCGTCATGATGATGGTGCCGGAGGCGTGGGAGAACCAGACCGAGATCGACCCGGCCCGGCGCAGCTTCTACGAGTACCACTCCATGCTCATGGAGCCGTGGGACGGCCCGGCCGCGATCGTGTTCACCGACGGCTCCCTCGTCGGCGCCACGCTCGACCGCAACGGCCTGCGCCCGGGCCGCTACGTCGTCACCAACGACGGCCTGGTGGTGCTCGCGAGCGAGATCGGCGTGCTCGACTTCGAGCCGAGCCGTGTGGTGCGCAAGGGCCGCCTCCGCCCCGGCCGCATGTTCCTCGTGGACACGGAGGCCGGCCGCCTGATCGAGGACGACGAGATCAAGTCGCAGCTCGCCTCCGGCGCCCCCTACGGCGACTGGCTGGACCAGGGCCGCATCAATCTGAAGGACCTGCCGGAGCGCGAGCACATCGTGCACACCCCGGCGTCCATCACGCGCCGCCAGCGCACCTTCGGCTACACGGAGGAAGAGGTCCGCATCCTCCTCAAGCCGATGGCGACCACGGGTGCGGAGCCGCTGGGCGCGATGGGCTCGGACACGCCGGTCGCGGTGCTCTCGGAGCGCCCGCGCCTGCTGTTCGACTACTTCACGCAGCAGTTCGCGCAGGTGACGAACCCGCCGCTGGACTCCATCCGCGAAGAGGTCGTCACGACCATGAAGCTGGGCCTCGGCCCGGAGCGCAACCTCCTCGACGCCGGCCCGGAGCACGCGCGCCAGGTCGTGCTGGACTTCCCGGTGATCGACAACGACGAGCTGGCGAAGATCCAGCACATCGACCCGCGCCCCGGTAGCAGGCTCACCACGACCGTGCGCGGCCTGTACCGCTTCGACGCCGGGCCCGACGCGATGGAGAACCGTCTCGCCGAGATGTGTGACGAGGTGGACGAGGCGATCGAGGCCGGCGCCCAGTTCATCGTGCTCAGCGACCGCGACTCCACCAAGGACCTCGCGCCCATCCCGTCGCTGCTCATGCTCGCCGCGGTGCACCACCACCTGATCCGCGCCGAGAACCGCATGAAGGTCGGCCTGATCGTCGAGGCGGGCGACGTGCGCGAGGTGCACCACATCGCGCTGCTGATCGGCTACGGCGCCTCGGCAATCAATCCGTACCTCGCGATGGAGACCTGCGAGGAGCTCGTCCGCTCCGGCATGATCGCCGGCGTCTCGCCCGAGAAGGCGGTCAAGAACGTCATCAAGGCGCTCGGCAAGGGCGTGCTCAAGATCATGTCCAAGATGGGCATCTCGACCGTCTCGTCGTACGCGGGTGCCCAGGCGTTCGAGGCCGTCGGCCTCAGCCAGGAGTTCGTCGACCAGTACTTCACCGGCACGACGAGCAAGCTCGGCGGCGTCGGCATCGACGTGATCGCGGCCGAGAACCTCGCCCGGCACACCAGCGCGTACCCGGCCGACGGCGCGGTCGTCGCGCACGAGCGCCTGGCGACCGGCGGCGAGTACCAGTGGCGCCGCGACGGCGCCCCGCACCTGTTCAACCCGGAGACGGTGTTTCGCCTCCAGCACGCGACCAGGACGCGCCGGTACGACATCTTCCGCGAGTACACGAAGCTCGTCGACGACCAGTCCGAGTCGCTGATGACCCTGCGCGGCATGTTCCGCCTCAAGTCGGGCGAGCGCCCGCCGGTGCCCCTCGACGAGGTCGAGCCGGTGGAGTCGATCGTCAAGCGGTTCTCGACCGGCGCGATGAGCTACGGCTCCATCTCCAAGGAGGCGCACGAGACCCTCGCGATCGCCATGAACCGGCTCGGCGCCAAGTCGAACACCGGTGAGGGCGGAGAGGATCTCGACCGGCTCCTCGACCCGGAGCGGCGCAGCGCCATCAAGCAGGTCGCCTCCGGCCGGTTCGGCGTCACGTCGATGTACCTGACGCACGCCGACGACATCCAGATCAAGCTCGCCCAGGGCGCGAAGCCCGGTGAGGGCGGTCAGCTGCCGCCGACCAAGGTCTATCCCTGGGTCGCGCGTACCCGGCACGCGACCGCCGGCGTCGGCCTGATCTCGCCGCCTCCGCACCACGACATCTACTCGATCGAGGACCTCAAGCAGCTGATCTTCGACCTCAAGCGCGCCAACCCCGGCGCCCGGGTCCACGTGAAGCTCGTGAGCGAGTCCGGCATCGGCGCGGTCGCTGCCGGCACGGCGAAGGCGCTGGCCGACGTCATCCTGGTCTCCGGCCACGACGGCGGCACGGGCGCCTCGCCGGTGAACTCGCTGAAGCACGCGGGAACGCCGTGGGAGCTGGGCCTCGCCGAGACGCAGCAGACGCTCATGCTCAACGGCATGCGCGAGCGCGTCGTCGTGCAGGTCGACGGTCAGCTGAAGAGCGGCCGCGATGTCATCGTCGGCGCGCTGCTCGGGGCGGAGGAGTTCGGCTTCGCCACGGCGCCGCTGGTCGTCTCCGGCTGCATCATGATGCGCGTCTGCCACCTCGACACCTGCCCGGTCGGCGTCGCCACGCAGAACCCGGAGCTGCGCTCCCGGTTCTCGGGCAAGCCCGAGTTCGTGGTCAACTTCTTCGAGTTCATCGCCCAGGAGGTGCGCGAGTACCTCGCCGAGCTGGGCTTCCGCTCGCTCGACGAGGCGATCGGCCACGCCGAGCTGCTCGACGTCGACCGCGCCGTCGAGCACTGGAAGGCGTCGGGGATGGACCTGTCGCCGATCCTGCACGGCCCCTCCTTCCCGGAGAGCGCCCCGCGCCGCAACGGCCGCGCCCAGGACCACGAGCTGGACGAGCACTTCGACAACCAGCTCATCCACGCGGCCCAGGACGTGCTGGCGAACGGCGGGACGCTGGAGCTCAGCCTCCCGATCCGCAACACCGAGCGCGCCGTCGGCACCATGCTCGGTCACGAGGTGACGGTGCGGCACGGCGAGAACGGCCTCCCGGCCGGATCGATCGACATCACGCTCACCGGGTCGGCCGGCCAGTCGCTCGGCGCGTTCCTCCCGTCCGGCATCACGCTGCGGCTGGAGGGCGACTCCAACGACTACGTCGGCAAGGGTCTCTCCGGCGGCCGGATCGTCGTCCGCCCGCCGCGCGAGAGCGCCTTCGCCGCCGAGGAGAACGTCATCGCCGGCAACGTCATCGGCTACGGCGCGACGCAGGGCAGCATGTTCATCCGCGGGATCGTGGGCGAGCGGTTCCTGGTCCGCAACTCCGGGGCCACGGCGGTCGTGGAGGGCGTGGGCGACCACGCGCTCGAGTACATGACCGGCGGGCTCGCGGTGATCCTCGGCAGCACGGGCCGCAACCTCGGCGCCGGCATGTCGGGCGGCACCGCCTACGTGTACGAGCTGCAGGAGGGCCGCGTCAACCGCGACTCGCTCGCGAGCGGCGAGCTGGAGCTGCTGCCGCTCGGCAGCGGCGACATCGAGATCCTGCGCGACCTGCTCGAGCAGCACGTCGCCGAGACGGGCTCGGAGCTCGCGCAGCGCATGCTCGACGACTTCGACGCCACGGTGGCGAAGTTCGTGAAGGTGCTCCCGCGCGACTACGCGGCGGTGCTGCAGATGCGCCAGGAGGCCGTCGACGAGGGGCTCGACCCCGACGGCGAGATCGTTTGGAACCGGATTCTGGAGGTGACCGGTGGCTGA
- the lgt gene encoding prolipoprotein diacylglyceryl transferase: MSSWYAGIPSPGPEWQQIPIDIFGLHWRIQTYAICILIGIIVAAIWTSRRLTKRGAEPGVVLDILLWAVPLGIIGARLYHVVTHPNDYFYEGANPWAVLYIWEGGNAIFGSLIGGAVGAWIGCRWTGLRFWTFADALAPALLLAQAIGRLGNWFNQELFGLPTSLPWGLEIDPTNKAIPVGLPEDTLFQPLFLYEIIWNVIGVIVIVWLERKFRLQWGKVFALYLIWYGLGRSYLESIRIDPSEFSFLGIPTNVWAAFVAVVLGVVIFIVQSRRHTGLEPSPYRPGREWVRPDAEVDSDDTDPDDEVSADDDGVPAGSSAASATSGHGSK, from the coding sequence TTGAGCAGCTGGTACGCCGGCATCCCCAGCCCGGGGCCCGAGTGGCAGCAGATCCCGATCGACATCTTCGGGCTGCACTGGCGGATCCAGACCTACGCGATCTGCATCCTGATCGGCATCATCGTGGCCGCGATCTGGACGTCGCGCCGCCTCACCAAGCGCGGCGCCGAGCCGGGCGTGGTGCTCGACATCCTGCTCTGGGCGGTGCCACTGGGCATCATCGGCGCCCGGCTGTACCACGTGGTCACCCACCCCAACGACTACTTCTACGAGGGTGCGAACCCCTGGGCCGTGCTCTACATCTGGGAGGGCGGCAACGCCATCTTCGGCTCGCTGATCGGCGGCGCCGTGGGCGCCTGGATCGGCTGCCGCTGGACCGGGCTGCGGTTCTGGACCTTCGCCGACGCCCTCGCCCCTGCGCTCCTGCTCGCCCAGGCGATCGGCCGCCTCGGCAACTGGTTCAACCAGGAGCTCTTCGGCCTGCCGACGAGCCTGCCGTGGGGCCTCGAGATCGACCCGACCAATAAGGCGATCCCGGTGGGCCTCCCCGAGGACACGCTGTTCCAGCCGCTGTTCCTCTACGAGATCATCTGGAACGTCATCGGCGTGATCGTGATCGTGTGGCTCGAGCGCAAGTTCCGCCTCCAGTGGGGCAAGGTGTTCGCCCTGTACCTGATCTGGTACGGCCTCGGCCGCTCGTACCTGGAGTCGATCAGGATCGACCCGAGCGAATTCTCGTTCCTCGGCATCCCGACCAACGTCTGGGCCGCCTTCGTCGCCGTCGTGCTGGGCGTCGTGATCTTCATCGTGCAGTCGCGCCGGCACACCGGACTCGAGCCGAGCCCGTACCGGCCGGGGCGTGAGTGGGTCCGGCCCGATGCTGAGGTAGACTCGGACGACACCGACCCGGATGACGAGGTCTCCGCCGATGACGACGGAGTGCCCGCCGGGTCCTCCGCAGCCTCCGCCACAAGCGGACACGGCTCGAAGTAG
- the trpA gene encoding tryptophan synthase subunit alpha yields the protein MSRVADTIARRNTEAAGALIGYLPAGFPDLRTSIDAAVALANNGVDVIELGLPYSDPVMDGAVIQAATQQALGNGFRLRDGFTAVREITAQVEIPVLVMTYWNPVLQYGVDRFADDLAAAGGAGLITPDLIPDEGGAWLDASDRVGLDRVFLAAPSSTDARLRQAVEKSRGFVYAVSTMGITGARSDVDSAARTLVGRLRDAGATSTCVGLGISSAAQVAEVLGYADGAIVGSALVKALADGGVEAAGRTAADLARGTAAARTSR from the coding sequence GTGAGCCGCGTCGCCGACACCATCGCCCGCCGCAACACGGAGGCCGCCGGCGCCCTGATCGGGTACCTCCCGGCCGGCTTCCCCGACCTGCGGACGAGCATCGACGCCGCCGTGGCGCTCGCGAACAACGGCGTCGACGTCATCGAGCTGGGCCTGCCGTACTCCGACCCGGTCATGGACGGCGCGGTCATCCAGGCCGCGACGCAGCAGGCGCTCGGCAACGGGTTCCGCCTGCGCGACGGCTTCACCGCGGTGCGCGAGATCACCGCCCAGGTCGAGATCCCCGTGCTCGTCATGACCTACTGGAACCCGGTGCTGCAGTACGGTGTCGACCGCTTCGCCGACGACCTCGCCGCCGCCGGGGGAGCGGGCCTCATCACGCCCGACCTGATCCCGGACGAGGGCGGCGCCTGGCTCGACGCCTCCGACCGGGTGGGCCTCGATCGCGTCTTCCTGGCGGCGCCCAGCTCCACCGACGCCCGTCTCCGGCAGGCCGTCGAGAAGAGCCGCGGCTTCGTCTACGCGGTCTCGACCATGGGTATCACCGGTGCCCGCAGCGACGTCGACTCGGCGGCGCGTACGCTGGTCGGCCGGTTACGCGACGCGGGGGCCACGAGCACCTGCGTCGGGCTCGGCATCTCCAGCGCGGCGCAGGTCGCCGAGGTGCTCGGGTACGCCGACGGCGCGATCGTCGGCTCCGCCCTCGTCAAAGCGCTGGCGGACGGGGGAGTGGAGGCGGCAGGCCGCACCGCTGCCGACCTCGCCCGGGGCACGGCGGCGGCCCGCACGTCGCGCTAG
- the trpB gene encoding tryptophan synthase subunit beta yields the protein MSTPTPDAQHDSRRNATGPYFGDFGGRFVPESLVAALDELTEAWEAAKADPEFHAELDELHRSYTGRPSIITEVPRFAAHAGGARIILKREDLNHTGSHKINNVLGQAILTRRIGKTRVIAETGAGQHGVATATAAALFGLDCTIYMGEVDTERQALNVARMRLLGAEVIAVKTGSRTLKDAINDAMRDWVTNVETTNYIFGTAAGPHPFPAMVRDLQKIIGEEAREQVLELTGALPSAVVACVGGGSNAIGIFHAFLDDEDVRLIGYEAGGEGAETPRHAATISKGRPGVLHGARTMLLQDEDGQTIESHSISAGLDYPGVGPEHSHLAAIGRAEYRPVSDDAAMEALRLLSLTEGIIPAIESSHALAGALELGRELGPDAVILVNLSGRGDKDMETAGRYFGLIDEGAVQS from the coding sequence ATGTCCACCCCCACCCCCGACGCGCAGCACGACTCGCGTCGCAACGCCACGGGTCCGTACTTCGGCGACTTCGGCGGCCGGTTCGTCCCCGAGTCGCTGGTCGCCGCGCTCGACGAGCTGACCGAGGCCTGGGAGGCCGCCAAGGCCGACCCCGAGTTCCACGCCGAGCTCGACGAGCTGCACCGCAGCTACACCGGCCGCCCGTCGATCATCACCGAGGTGCCGCGGTTCGCCGCCCATGCGGGCGGGGCCCGCATCATCCTCAAGCGCGAGGACCTCAACCACACCGGCTCGCACAAGATCAACAACGTGCTCGGCCAGGCGATCCTCACGCGCCGCATCGGCAAGACCCGGGTGATCGCCGAGACCGGCGCCGGCCAGCACGGCGTCGCCACGGCGACCGCCGCCGCGCTGTTCGGCCTCGACTGCACCATCTACATGGGTGAGGTCGACACCGAGCGCCAGGCGCTCAACGTGGCCCGCATGCGCCTGCTCGGCGCCGAGGTCATCGCCGTCAAGACCGGCTCCCGCACGCTCAAGGACGCCATCAACGACGCCATGCGCGACTGGGTGACCAACGTCGAGACGACCAACTACATCTTCGGCACCGCCGCGGGGCCGCACCCGTTCCCGGCGATGGTCCGCGACCTCCAGAAGATCATCGGCGAGGAGGCCCGCGAGCAGGTGCTCGAGCTGACCGGCGCCCTGCCGAGCGCCGTCGTGGCCTGCGTCGGCGGCGGCTCCAACGCCATCGGCATCTTCCACGCCTTCCTCGACGACGAGGACGTGCGCCTCATCGGCTACGAGGCCGGGGGAGAGGGCGCGGAGACCCCGCGCCACGCCGCGACCATCTCGAAGGGCCGGCCGGGCGTGCTGCACGGCGCCCGCACGATGCTCCTGCAGGACGAGGACGGCCAGACCATCGAGTCGCACTCGATCTCGGCCGGGCTCGACTACCCGGGCGTCGGCCCTGAGCACTCCCACCTCGCCGCCATCGGCCGCGCCGAGTACCGCCCGGTCTCGGACGACGCCGCGATGGAGGCGCTGCGCCTGCTCAGCCTCACCGAGGGCATCATCCCGGCCATCGAGTCCTCGCACGCCCTTGCCGGCGCGCTGGAGCTCGGCCGCGAGCTCGGACCCGACGCGGTCATCCTGGTGAACCTCAGCGGCCGCGGCGACAAGGACATGGAGACCGCCGGACGCTACTTCGGCCTCATCGACGAAGGAGCCGTGCAGTCGTGA
- the trpC gene encoding indole-3-glycerol phosphate synthase TrpC encodes MLADLVAGAREDAERRRAERPLAVVESAALAQAPAIDALAALAPAERVKIIAEVKRASPSRGALAEIPDPAAHAALYEAGGASAISVLTEERRFHGSLADLEAVRAAVSLPVLRKEFVSDPYQVFEARAAGADLVLLIVAALDQPQLTELHALVTELGMTSLVEAHTADELSRAFDTGARLVGVNARNLSTFELDRDLFGRLADRYPAGTIRVAESAVKTADDVAHYRSAGADVVLVGEALVTSDPVATLHEFLGA; translated from the coding sequence GTGCTGGCCGACCTCGTCGCCGGCGCACGTGAGGACGCCGAGCGGCGCCGGGCCGAGCGCCCGCTCGCCGTCGTCGAGTCCGCCGCGCTCGCGCAGGCTCCGGCGATCGACGCCCTCGCGGCGCTCGCCCCGGCCGAGCGCGTCAAGATCATCGCCGAGGTGAAGCGCGCGAGCCCGTCCCGCGGCGCCCTCGCCGAGATCCCCGACCCCGCCGCGCACGCGGCGCTGTACGAGGCGGGCGGCGCGAGCGCGATCAGCGTCCTGACCGAGGAGCGCCGGTTCCACGGCTCGCTCGCCGACCTCGAGGCCGTCCGTGCGGCCGTGTCGCTGCCGGTGCTCCGCAAGGAGTTCGTCAGCGACCCGTACCAGGTGTTCGAGGCCCGCGCGGCGGGCGCCGACCTGGTTCTGCTCATCGTGGCCGCCCTCGACCAGCCGCAGCTGACCGAGCTGCACGCGCTCGTCACCGAACTGGGGATGACCTCCCTGGTGGAGGCGCACACCGCCGACGAGCTCAGCCGCGCCTTCGACACCGGGGCGCGCCTCGTGGGCGTGAACGCCCGCAACCTCTCCACCTTCGAGCTGGACCGCGACCTCTTCGGCCGGCTCGCCGACCGCTACCCGGCCGGCACGATCCGCGTGGCCGAGTCCGCCGTGAAGACCGCCGACGACGTCGCCCACTACCGGTCCGCCGGCGCCGACGTCGTCCTCGTCGGCGAGGCGCTCGTCACGAGCGACCCGGTCGCCACCCTCCACGAGTTCCTGGGAGCCTGA
- a CDS encoding DUF6704 family protein, with protein MSSDSVEPGHGHSPAAWTAVIIMLIAFAIGAVAFFFEAPIIVWAAAGLAIVGLIVGWIMKRAGYGVGGSKYTPKGH; from the coding sequence ATGAGCAGCGATTCAGTCGAGCCAGGCCACGGTCACTCGCCGGCGGCGTGGACGGCCGTGATCATCATGCTGATCGCCTTCGCCATCGGCGCGGTCGCGTTCTTCTTCGAGGCGCCGATCATCGTGTGGGCGGCGGCGGGCCTCGCCATCGTCGGCCTCATCGTCGGCTGGATCATGAAGCGCGCCGGGTACGGCGTCGGCGGCTCCAAGTACACCCCGAAGGGCCACTGA
- a CDS encoding Trp biosynthesis-associated membrane protein — protein sequence MAEPAPAPSAERAARIRGRRAKYLTLLVIVVASGLVLLAATQTWFSVALTDTAEHGATLTVAGSAAAPALTALALAGLALTAALAIAGPVFRIVLALLGVLLGGSILFSAGSALADPLRASSSAVTTATGVAGESSVARLVHGVDTSLWPWAAILGGVLLILGSAAAVVLSRLWPGSSRKYETRFQTTEGGDAAAALAAAAAAAEADERAADAAVSDDAEARAVAEGETEAGPASLDRDTAIDSWDDLSRGDDPTR from the coding sequence ATGGCTGAGCCGGCTCCCGCACCCTCCGCCGAGCGCGCCGCCCGCATCCGCGGTCGGCGTGCGAAGTACCTCACGCTGCTCGTGATCGTCGTCGCGAGCGGCCTGGTGCTCCTCGCCGCGACCCAGACCTGGTTCAGCGTCGCGCTGACCGACACCGCCGAGCACGGCGCGACCCTCACCGTCGCCGGGTCGGCCGCGGCGCCCGCGCTGACCGCGCTGGCGCTGGCCGGGCTCGCGCTCACCGCGGCGCTCGCGATCGCGGGACCGGTTTTCCGCATCGTGCTCGCCCTGCTCGGTGTGCTGCTGGGCGGCTCGATCCTGTTCTCCGCCGGCAGCGCGCTGGCCGACCCGCTGCGCGCCTCCTCCTCGGCGGTGACGACGGCGACGGGAGTCGCGGGCGAGTCGTCCGTCGCCCGTCTGGTGCACGGCGTCGACACCAGTCTCTGGCCGTGGGCGGCGATCCTGGGCGGCGTGCTCCTCATCCTCGGCAGCGCGGCCGCGGTGGTGCTGTCGCGGCTCTGGCCGGGCTCCTCCCGCAAGTACGAGACGCGGTTCCAGACGACGGAGGGCGGGGATGCCGCTGCCGCGCTGGCAGCCGCAGCCGCGGCCGCGGAGGCCGACGAGCGCGCCGCCGACGCGGCCGTCTCGGACGACGCAGAGGCCCGCGCGGTCGCCGAGGGCGAGACCGAGGCAGGACCGGCCTCCCTCGACCGCGACACCGCGATCGACAGCTGGGACGACCTCAGCCGCGGCGACGACCCGACCCGCTGA